The genomic interval GGATAATTGAGTTCTTTCATTTTTACCCCATGGTAACTATGAACATAGTTACTGTTAGGCCATCAATTTGTCTGTTGTTATTAAGCATGTGGTTTCCTTTCAGCACTCTGGCTAGTGCTTTTGAAATCAATAATTAACCAGTGATTTAACCTTTTATccactaagagtgactagcatttaatttctccttacaatatcacctctgaatcactaataatgtatgtatgtatgtatgtactcattaatgtcatgagaacaaaggaaatgatcaccaactaaagaaaactcttgattgtaaacaaattctccttgtcagcaccttaggaaatgtacagagaacagtatggagaatatgaatactgatgttaaggtgtaaagggcaTGTCATGCAATATTGGAGGGAGATGCATGGCAAAGGGCTCTCATcactttattgaaaaattaagaaatttgtgAGGTAACTCTAAAGAGCCTTTGATTTATGTTTGTGGGTTCCTAATGGGGATTTAGTGTTAAATTGAACTACAGAAAACTCATAGCTTGATTCTGATAATCATAATTACTCACCAAGACCACCCACAGAGAGAGAATCATACGATGCTTGGAGACTAGCAATCTATAGAgttaaaacaacaaataaatttaataaaaataaacatattaaGCATTTAATAATAAAATCCTTAACCCACAATCAAGTCAAATGTCATTtaacaaccaaaaaaacaagcaaactgaaCATTTGTTCTCACCTGGGAGGGTGTAAAGTAGTCACCGAGATGAACAGGAGGAGCCACATGAGTAGCACTGGTCTCAGGACATAAAGCAGGGAATGCAAACCAGTAATAAAACTTATATTTCTTTAGATCCTGATGAAAAACACATGAAGAATGATTACATCATTAACCACAACAGTCAGCACTATTTCTCACTTATTTTGGAGGAAAGTTGCTCAGTTGGACAAGTTTCTGAAACAACTACTTGTACATGTTGTTCTTGCTGCAACATTTCTggagttatttaattttttcttgatttcaaataatttttcaaaccaaGTTGATTTTATATTCCTTTGTCTTCTATTCATtaataacaacacaaaacaaaggaaaataaaaatcaatgaatatattttaagccaagaaaatttttaaccacAACATCTATAAGTTAATGACACACTTTGTAACTAAACACTCAGAGTTATCTGAGAGGAAACCAATAATTATTACTAGTTCTCTTCTATATATAGTGTCACTGATATAAATATCAATAGTTTGTTCAGTTTTATCATCTGTTCCTTTGCATGGACCTACACCAGAATTTACTTAATATCAACTGATGCATTCTCGTAAgacaaatgaaattaatattaTGATCACTGTTAACATTATTCATTTACTATATATCCCACTTATAGATACAAGAAccagaaaacataaaaaaaaggaacttaCAGCAAATGTCATAAGCACAAACTGACAAAGCACTGATGGGTCCTCCAAAGCCTTGCTTGATTTTACATTATCCCATATCTTCAATACAAAGTTTAAGACTTATTTAAACAACTTATGATTCATTTCAAGTCATGCTTCTTTTCTAGTTATATTTTAGTCACTTCGTAACTGACTAAAGGGCATGTGAAAAACATATGATGGAATGTTCCATCATATGTTTTGGCTTTTTTCATGAATCATTGGCAATCATAGAACTGGTTggtaaaaaagttttcaatacTCCATCTGTAAGGATTGTTGTGGACTCTGAAAATTGTAAGCAGAACTGGTCACATTTAAGGCATTCTGAACATGTTATTTCTATGAGCCTGCAGATGTACTGTATGGAGATGATGTTCTAAATCAGTCAATTAACATAATAAAGTTGCACAACTCTCCCAAGGGAATTATTTAGTCAGAGTTTTCTGCAAATCAAACTATGGTTAATGGTAGTAAGAACATTAGAATTCAAAGCCTACCATTTTCCACAAATAACTATCACAGTTAATTTACCTTTTGTCCAAATGACTGGATCAGCTCCATTTTATTGTATGTTCTGAATGCCTCAATAGTGTTTGTATTGATCAATGTTCCTTGCATAGGATATGTTCTTTGAGGTGCTGGCTTCTCACTGGAAAATCAAGTTTACACTGAACTTTGAATGCCTTCCCTCAGATCTAAATCAACAATGGCATGAAACCACTTAATAGAGTCAACCTTTCCTCTTTTTAACTTATTAAGATCCTCTCTACTATCCAGCTATTAGTTATcagtaacaaaataaaatttatataattattaaaCATGGTCCACAGTTACTATTTTATATTAGTTTTCAAGCTGAAAATGAATATAAAATCATTCTTTTCAGTCAGACAGATACCCCTGGTACTGAATCATGCCAATTCTCTAATATCTCTAATCTAAATGGTTAAAACAAAAGCCATGGAAAGATGCCAGGTCCATACAgattgcagaaaaaaataatggaaaaggTCATTTGGAAAAAGGACAACACTGAGCCACACATAAGTGGGGCAGGGATTTTATGCACTTACATAGAAAAGGCATTATAATCCAAATTAAAGCGGCATACAAGCCCTGAAGGATCAcctaaggaaaagaaaatgaaacccTGCAGACTAAATACACATAAGGGTTGCagaatatttttatcatttgaattacctgctaacaataaaaaaaaagcatgacaAAATTACTCATTTCCATAAAAAACAGCAAGTCACCCCTTGAATTAGTGGTATTGTGTATTTagcttaattttctttcaatggCCTACATAGGTTCATCTGGATAGTTGAGGTATAGGGATCAGACGTATATCAGGCCCTAGTCCTAAGAGAGAGGATGATTAATCATCTATCCCCTTAAGGCAAAGTAGATTTAAGAAACTTACTAAGCCCTTAAAATTACCACTTTGTACCTATCCacctattatcattattattttatttatcattttatttcatttttttccaggcGGGGGGGTAGATGACGCAGCTAACATGTGCATTATTATTGGTCAATATAGCCCaccatttttcataattttgtttcaattgaaaactttcCCCCTATTTGAACTTCATGCTTGAGCCGCAATAAAACTGAGTGGAAAAACTTGGTCCTTAACTGGCAGTACAGACCTCAAACTTGGTTAGTAAAAGGTatgtatgtttttaattatctgtATATAGtgttttggtctttttattCGGGGAATCTTTTGTATAGGGTTAACCTCTAGAATATCTCCTTTCGAGAGatacttttgcaatttttcattttccttctcttgaataaagtattgtcattgtcattacTTTAAACTCTCTCTAGACAGTTGTACTGTGGCCTGTTTCAAGCCACACTACCTTGGTCCACAAAATTCTCCCTTTATCCCCATGTACTACCTTAATTTACCCTTAATATAACCCCTGCATTGTGGCAATGTTGCTCGCAGCCAGAACACAGAATACATCAAGCTTCTTCTAGAGTCACTCTCAGGCTTGGCATTTGTTTCAGAAAACCAGATTACTTATATCtaacgctctgacgaagggctaacgctcgaaacgtcagcttttttaccttttacgatggccaatttacgttttcaactcagttataacactaaattacctacttaAAACTTACATTGAACCCGATTCACaatttttacttgaaattaagctcaattaaatacaaaagaaaattagcCTTAGTTTAAAGGAGTAGCTATAATTGGTACCTATCTAATCTTTTGAAGAAAAACCACGAAAAATTACTTCGGAATTAAGTCCGATTTCCTGTTGGATTGGTTGGTATCTAGCGTAAGTTATAATCAATGAGTCTTAATTTCAAAATTCACAGAGAAATGGGTTTGTtcaattttaccaaaattatGCTTGATCACTCATTCCCTAATTGAACCATACTCACTGTTTACGTAATATCCCTGTAGCGGTTGAGGCTTGTCGTCTAACTGATATATTTCCAGTTTGTTCTGCGTAAGTCTATGCCAAAATGCAGCATCAACAGCACTAGAATATGGTGCAAACTGCACTCCACTTTCGGTACTGACAGACGCCATGTTACTTGAAACAGATAGCTTTCATGTAACAATCTTGAATTTTAccctgtaagaaaaaaatttcgcCTATTCGTGATATTACATTGCATGCAATCTTCACATTGCATGAATTTCAAGGGGGAAAATTCATGAACGTATTTGTTACAATTCAGTTTCAATCTTTGTCTAACACCGAAGAAGTCACTGATAGCACTAAAATAGTTCCTCCTGCATTTTTTCCACTTTGAGTGCTCTCTAGAAAAGTAAACCCAGAGATACATCGAGTATGAGAATTTCCTGAGATTTATTTTTTACACTCTCAGTTATGACAGAAAATATTGggacattattttctcttggttatGCATAAGATATTTTGAGTCTGAATCATAGAGAAGAGAGATATGATAGGTCAAAATTGTTTAGGTTCTCCTTTTGGTGCCCTCCACTGCCTCTATGAATGAACTGCACGGCCGAAACTGATGACCGCTAGCAACAAAACCGTTCTGTCCGAACAACATTGGCTTACAAAATATGTCAAGGCTGTCTGTAGGCCAAGACGAGAACAAGCGATTTTATATTAGGATTTGAACTAATCGTTTGCTAATTTTCTTTGAATCTCGATGCCATCGATCATTCCTAGACCCGAAATTTTCAATATCATCGAAGACGACGAAAGTCTGAGAAACGTATCAAACAAAAAGGGGGGCTTAAACGAGTATTGCAATGTGTTTGAATAGGGTGTCCTCCTTCTACAATTGAAATTTGCGTCAATTTCATTTTAGAATTGATCTAAACTAATTGACATGGAAGTCAGTGATTACCAAATACCCATTTCCGCTTCATGCTTTCAGTTCACTTTCTAACCATTTGATTTGTCAGTTACTATTCTGGCGAGTCTGGCGACGATGTCACGCACCTCTAGCCAATCACGGTGATCGAACGACATAGTTTGGTCACGGGGTTTGCATCATGACTAATTCCTTTCATTCCTAAACACAAATCAAATGTTTGTTTCTATTTATTAAATGGTACTGCCTGGAATGATCTGTTAGGAAGGCATTTAATCAAGGCTCCCTCTAACTGAGGGATATATAATTATGGTGAGTTCTTTATATCGTAGGGATGTGAATTTCTCATTGAGCCTCCGATCGTTTGAGCTCATTGTTTATCCCTAGCTATCTTTGACTCTTCACGTTCAGGTAATGGAGACTCCGCTAGATGTACTGTCAAGAGCCGCTTCTTTAGTGCAGCCAGACACAAGAGAAAGTAAGTTTGATAAGTATCGATTCTGTCTCACATCTTTTTAGGTTTAAAGGCGCGTATACATGTTTTTACAGCTTACTATTTCAGGTTTATTCTTAGTGTTTACGTGAAGGTATTTGCCACATGCGTAGAACATGTGTGTACAGATATTTGAGTTCAAGTTCTCTCCGATATTACTGCACCTAACAAGcaaaattttattccttttcttcaGCTTTCAACGATAACAAGATTTTTATGTGAAACGCTTAGCAGTATATTTATAGCATATAGTTTTGTTATGCATGGTATGAACAATTTCTCGTTATaccaataaacaaaaaaatccaaattcgACACCGTCATATTGTTATTAGACGGTCCTAAGAAGAAGGAAGAGTAATACAACATGATGTTCTTGTTTAAACTCTACACGGCGTAGCTCGTATTGATTTTTGTGGGCTACCTGTTTTCACCAAGAACCATTAAGTTACAGAACTGTTATGAAAGAGTGGGCACGTTGCTTGCATCACTAACATTCCGTGCAAATTTTTGGGCTATTAAATAAAGTAAGACAATTCTTTGGTTGCTAAACGATTATTACGTTACGGCGTCGTGCCACTTGTCTGTCAGTGGttaacttttgaagaaaaaatttttttaagattctGTTTTCTACAATTTATTTATAATGGTGAGAGGATTCACTGTGGACACGAAGAAAGGTTGAAAGATTGTCCCGCTTGTTACTACAAACCGATGCATGCTGGAAACTGAACGCGAATGTGCTTGTAATGAAAATATCTcgattgattattttcaaacCTTAATTCTAGAAACGGAGACGGATGCAGGCGAGGAATCACCCAAGGTGATGCCTTCAGCTGAAAACCGGAGGAAACGAAATCTTGAAAGACGAGACATTTCTCAAGCGTTGAATTTTGATGACGGTCGTCTTGAGAAACTTTCGTCAGTGAAGACAGCAGGAACACAAACGTAAGTATTGCCTCCATTTTGTGTAATTTATGCCTTCTGATGGTGTCAGCTGTGGGGTCTAGTACTTGCCTTGGTATACTTTGTCGTCACTTTTTACAACGCTGCCATTTTAGTCGTAGATTCAGAAATTGTTATATTTATTCggaatgttttcattttgtttttaatgtgcTGCACGCATTGTGTTATCACAATTTTCACGGAAATGtgtaaaaatgtaattttacaTTTAGTCGTTAAGAAGAAAAGCAAACCGAATCTATAGCACAGTGCTACCGTTACTGGTTTTGTCATGTGAGTTTTTCACATTCCTTTAGTTGAAATTGGTAGAAACTTGAAGGATCACTTCCATTCTAATAGGAACAGAATATTTTCTGTGCCTGaatgttgtaaaataaattatatggTTATAGTTCTTGCATCGTTCTTGTAAGTTAACTTTGAGGAGTGATTCGGAATTCCTTTTAGAAAAGCTATTGTAACATAGATTTAAGGACCATAAAAGTTAGCTCTCAAAACTCATGATATAGGAAAGAAGTTATATTAAATAACAGACTCCTAATGAACAGCTGTATTTGAGTCTGCCATATGTCGAAAGCCAATCAAGCACCATTGCAAACTGTGTATCTACACATTCTCATCAGTGGACTTTCCCATAAGTGGTCATGGGACATCTACTGGGGTTACCTTAgacttttcctttcttatttgTCCCCCCTCTAGCATCATCAGTTCCCTTGTTTGAATGCTGAAATGGTTGCCTTTTTATAAAGACGTTTTAATATCTGAATGTATCATTGCTTATAAGGAATTACAAGGTGATGTCCCTGTTTATCTTATCAATCTACTTAAATTATACAGCAACATCTACAGTAAAACCAGATACTGTAATTTTAACCTAACCTCTCCAAGATATAATTGCGAAACAGAAGGGGGCAGAACTTTAACCGTCACAACTTGGAAAGCATGGAACAGTTTATCTTTGCTTGTAGGGCAAAGAGATTCAGTGGACTCTTTAAAAAAAGCATTGTGgaatgaatttttaaacaacaGCAGAATCTTGatcatttttctatttaaatcacCTGATGAATTGTGACATGATTATAAGgttatattttatcttttaaatagTTTAGTAGATTCTATAGTATCTGtattctttggtttttttaccTTGTATTTTTAATAGCTTAGTAtactcattttttattttataatttattcatttattatttagAGGGCCACAAGGTTATTAGCGCCAGCTAGTTTGTGCTAACCTTCATAACATAAAgtctttacttacttacttactggTGTGAGCTGACAAGTAAAAGATGTCTGAATTATGTAGACTGCATCCCTGTATTTTGTTGCAGTTAGATGGGAAACTTGAATAATGTGAAGGTTTTAGATGGATCAAACACTTCTTCATTTTGTACTTACTGCCATCCATAGTAATAGTAAAGCCTTTATATAGGCCCAGGTGGCCAATGGGGCCAGCGCTTAACtccagtttccttagcatgaagtggctaggagtattgcaacttccccctggatgggatgttagtccatcacaaggttacccccagcatatttgctggtactcatttgtacacctgggtgaagagaagcactgtgagagtaaagtgtcttgcctaagaacacaacacaatgaccctggCCAGGGCTCAAAACTGGATCACTTGATCTGGAGTCAAGCGCACCCAACCATGAGGCCACTGTGCCTCCTACTGCCATCCATAATCTGATCTAAATATTGTGGATTGGGTTTACAAGCTTAAGCATACTTGAAAGTCTATAGAGTACCATACCCTGGTTTGTGAGGATAATTCAACAAAACACTGGTAACCCTAAGCCCAAGATCATTGTAGCAAGCATTCcgatcaatttaaaatttgcaaattatCAAATATCACCTCAGAGGCTTTACAgcaaatgaatatttatttttacacaTCTCTAAATATGAACTAATGTTGTGGAACCCCATTTTAATCTTCTATTTCCAAGCTAATGTCTGTTTCATCAGTGGGCTCAGCGTGATTAAACCAGCAGCTCATGCGTTATGAATCAGGCAGAGCAGCATCCCTCATTTGTTTGTGACACTgtagtttaaattttgaaatatcattTGAATTCAAGTCTGATATCTCTATTGTTGGGAGTTCTTAGATGAGGCTTTTTCATGAGTTCCACTTAGACTTCTACCCTTAGTTTAAACTGTTAATTTCATGTTATTTTGGTATGGTTATGAGAGGTGTGCCTCTAACTATTGTCTGGTGATTGATTGAGTTTCCtgaaaaataaatcacattttGATTAAACAGTGAAGTTAAACAATATTGAGTTACTTGCTTTTTGTATCACTTTAATTAACTGATTATGGTCTTTGCAGGTCCCCACTAAACCCAGTAGCAAATACAAAGTCAAGAATTGATTCTGGGCCACCTCCTCTTATCTCGATTATTCCAAAATCTGAGGACTCTGGATACATGCACTCTCACCTTCCTCCACACTCACGGCCATCTGTAATCACATCCACCAATATTATTCGCAGGCCAGTTGGTTTTATGGCCCCATCCCACCTTTATGGTCCAACAGAAATGTTTTGTTACCCAGGTCCTCACAGACGTGAAATTGTGGAATCAGGAATCATTGATCCTTTTGTAGAAGAACACTTTCGTCGTAGCCTTGGTGATGACTACAAATGTGTCAGCCCAACAGCAATATCTACAGCAGGCTCAGTTGATGACCATTTTGCAAAGGCTCTGGGAGACACAtggcagaaattaaaaaaacctgaaGTATCAACTCAGTCTTCAAATTCACCACAACTGCAATCTATTGTATCACCTGCCAACTAGCTCTTTATctttttacatattttcttaAGTAGGTGCTAGAGTTTATCATGTAGGGGGTTTGTGTCTTTGTCATGATGCTACTTTTCACAAATTTATTGTATGCATAACTTGCCAATTCTGGCATAAACAATACATGATTTATTGTTTGTAATGCTGAAATTTTAGACTTTCAAGCAGATGAAATAGATTAGGCTTACTTTGATTTGTGAAGATgcatcatttaaaatgtttgcaTTATTTGTTGAGAACTTGTGTTATTTAGCTATAGCATGAGGGCTGGCAATGAATGCAGTACAGAGATGTACATGTACTATGTACATGTTTTGAACCCAAGACCATTTTAGTTTCTCAGAAATGTATTTTTACTGTGTGTGTTGCCTAAGGTGTTGTGAATGTCAAGGTCCACATGCATGTCTAAAGAGCAGTTtagaaattaagaatttcttAAGGGATTATGATGTTCATGAATTTCTACTACATTTCAGACACTCATTTTCTGACTTAACTCATGAGTGAATTTTTGTACCATCTCTAGTTCATACTGCTATTTCTACACACAATTACACTCTGCTAGAAGCAAAGGTAGAAATAGTTTTTCTAAGGTTTCTTGCATCATAGA from Pocillopora verrucosa isolate sample1 chromosome 14, ASM3666991v2, whole genome shotgun sequence carries:
- the LOC131787708 gene encoding transcription cofactor vestigial-like protein 4; the protein is MVMETPLDVLSRAASLVQPDTREKTETDAGEESPKVMPSAENRRKRNLERRDISQALNFDDGRLEKLSSVKTAGTQTSPLNPVANTKSRIDSGPPPLISIIPKSEDSGYMHSHLPPHSRPSVITSTNIIRRPVGFMAPSHLYGPTEMFCYPGPHRREIVESGIIDPFVEEHFRRSLGDDYKCVSPTAISTAGSVDDHFAKALGDTWQKLKKPEVSTQSSNSPQLQSIVSPAN